A single window of Microcoleus sp. FACHB-68 DNA harbors:
- the glyQ gene encoding glycine--tRNA ligase subunit alpha, which produces MNFQSVIATLHQFWAERGCLIAQPYDIEKGAGTMSPHTFLRAIGPEPWSVAYVEPCRRPTDGRYGENPNRYQHYYQYQVLMKPSPDNIQDIYLDSLRALGIRPEDHDIRFVEDNWESPTLGAWGVGWEVWLDGMEITQFTYFQQCGGIDCRPVAIEITYGLERLAMYLQEVDAFTKIRWTDEVSYGDVHFQGEIEQCTYNFEASNPDLLFTLFGLYEQEAEQLTQRGLVLPSLDYVLKCSHSFNLLDARGVISVTERTRYIGRIRNLARRVAQLYLQQREQLEFPLGRRLEGKPPAAQLTSQ; this is translated from the coding sequence GTGAATTTTCAATCGGTCATTGCTACATTGCATCAGTTTTGGGCCGAGCGCGGCTGCTTAATTGCCCAACCTTACGATATAGAGAAAGGGGCCGGCACGATGAGTCCCCATACATTCTTAAGAGCGATTGGCCCTGAACCTTGGTCAGTCGCCTATGTAGAGCCTTGCCGGCGTCCTACGGATGGCCGCTATGGCGAAAATCCCAATCGCTATCAGCACTACTACCAGTATCAAGTGTTGATGAAGCCCTCACCGGATAACATCCAAGACATATATCTCGATTCCTTACGGGCATTAGGCATTCGCCCAGAGGATCACGACATTCGGTTTGTGGAAGACAACTGGGAATCTCCCACCTTAGGAGCTTGGGGTGTAGGCTGGGAAGTTTGGCTTGACGGCATGGAAATTACTCAATTCACCTACTTCCAGCAGTGTGGAGGAATTGATTGCCGTCCAGTAGCTATCGAGATTACTTATGGACTAGAGCGGCTGGCCATGTATCTTCAAGAGGTTGATGCGTTTACCAAAATTCGCTGGACAGATGAGGTGAGCTATGGAGACGTTCACTTTCAAGGAGAAATTGAGCAATGTACTTATAACTTCGAGGCGTCGAATCCCGATTTGCTGTTTACATTGTTTGGGCTATACGAACAAGAAGCAGAACAGTTAACCCAGCGCGGGCTAGTTCTACCGAGTCTGGATTATGTGCTCAAGTGTTCTCACTCGTTTAACTTGCTCGACGCTAGAGGAGTAATTTCTGTAACGGAGCGGACACGCTACATTGGGAGAATTCGCAACTTAGCGCGACGAGTGGCGCAGCTGTACTTGCAGCAACGCGAGCAGTTAGAATTTCCATTGGGGCGAAGGCTGGAGGGTAAGCCACCGGCAGCTCAATTAACGTCGCAGTAA